The Burkholderia contaminans genome has a segment encoding these proteins:
- a CDS encoding IS256 family transposase, protein MPMKKKRQTVARQAAARGPLPELPKELLDQLVKGPMTPTEVQDLMLAFNKAIIERAMGAEMNLHLGYPSGQSKPTGQANERNGASGKTVITDRGPVRVEVPRDRDGSFEPILIPKHERRFTGFDERIIAMYARGMSVREIQGFLAEHYGTEVSPDFISSVTDEVMAEALSWQNRPLEPMYPVVFFDALRVKIRDDGVVSNKAVYLALGIQADGQRDVLGLWIEQTEGAKFWLKVFNELKTRGCQDILIAVVDGLKGLTEAISAAYPRTTVQTCIVHLIRNSLEYASYKDRKALATALRPIYAAASEEAARQALQDFADGPWGEKYPTIVQSWQRAWEHVIPFFVFPPEIRRVVYTTNAIESLNMQLRKIIKTRGHFPNDEAAIKLLWLALRNVLAKTVRAAFDWKSAMNQFAILFGERFTQARG, encoded by the coding sequence ATGCCGATGAAGAAGAAAAGACAAACCGTAGCGCGTCAGGCAGCGGCCCGCGGGCCGCTGCCTGAGTTGCCCAAGGAACTGCTGGACCAACTGGTCAAGGGGCCGATGACGCCGACCGAGGTCCAGGATCTGATGCTGGCGTTCAACAAAGCGATCATCGAACGCGCAATGGGCGCCGAGATGAATCTGCATTTGGGCTACCCGTCCGGCCAGTCCAAGCCTACCGGGCAAGCCAACGAGCGCAACGGCGCCAGCGGCAAGACGGTCATCACCGATCGTGGCCCGGTTCGGGTCGAAGTCCCCCGCGATCGCGACGGCAGCTTCGAGCCGATTCTGATTCCCAAGCACGAGCGCCGCTTCACCGGCTTCGACGAACGCATCATCGCGATGTACGCCCGCGGCATGAGTGTGCGCGAGATTCAAGGGTTTCTGGCCGAGCACTACGGCACCGAAGTGTCGCCCGACTTCATCAGCTCGGTCACCGACGAGGTGATGGCCGAGGCGCTGAGCTGGCAGAACCGCCCGCTCGAGCCAATGTACCCGGTGGTGTTCTTCGATGCGCTGCGGGTCAAGATCCGCGACGACGGCGTGGTCAGCAACAAGGCCGTCTATCTGGCCTTGGGCATCCAGGCCGACGGCCAGCGCGACGTGCTGGGCCTCTGGATCGAGCAGACCGAGGGCGCCAAGTTCTGGCTCAAGGTGTTCAACGAACTCAAGACGCGCGGCTGCCAGGACATCCTGATCGCCGTGGTCGATGGCCTGAAGGGGCTGACCGAGGCCATCAGTGCAGCCTATCCGCGGACAACCGTTCAGACCTGCATCGTGCATCTGATCCGCAACAGCCTCGAGTACGCCAGCTACAAGGACCGTAAGGCGCTCGCCACAGCCCTGCGCCCGATCTACGCAGCCGCTAGCGAAGAGGCGGCAAGGCAGGCGTTACAGGACTTCGCCGACGGCCCGTGGGGCGAGAAATATCCGACCATCGTGCAATCGTGGCAGCGCGCCTGGGAGCACGTCATACCGTTCTTCGTGTTTCCGCCGGAGATTCGACGGGTCGTGTACACAACGAATGCCATTGAAAGTCTGAACATGCAACTGCGCAAGATCATCAAGACCCGTGGTCACTTCCCCAATGACGAGGCGGCGATCAAGCTGCTCTGGCTGGCGCTGCGCAACGTGCTGGCCAAGACCGTGCGGGCCGCCTTCGACTGGAAATCAGCGATGAACCAGTTTGCTATCCTGTTCGGCGAGCGATTCACGCAGGCGCGTGGATAA